From a single Phocoena sinus isolate mPhoSin1 chromosome 1, mPhoSin1.pri, whole genome shotgun sequence genomic region:
- the ADAMTSL4 gene encoding ADAMTS-like protein 4 isoform X11: MEKWAGRPRMCLMLLLFLPQLCLDQEVLSGHSLQTPPEENQGPEGVWGPWDQWASCSQPCGVGVQRRSRACQLPTAQLHQGLPLPPRPPRHPEALLPRGQGTRPYTSRETLPLYRPPPRGRGGPLRGPASHLGRQEAQEIQGARRSRVRDPIKPGMFGYGRVPFALPLHRNRRHPRRPPSSELSQTSDLPSLTPRTEPSSANHTPQTELPPTEPSAHTPSPPGEPPSPEAAQTEVPSRTRPALTWPHPRAQASGTEPSLFPPSPGEGSSFHMSPQPRRPSSQGWAGPRLADRHPNPFLSVPRSRGQQSQEHWRPGGNLHRSLTESAPHYPDGWLPLLSAGPHSSPLWSVFAPSSPVPRCSGESEQLRACSQAPCPPEQPDPRALQCAAFDSQEFMGQLYQWEPFTEVQGSQRCELNCRPRGFRFYVRHTEKVQDGTLCQPGAPDICVAGRCLSPGCDGILGSGRRPDGCGVCGGDDSTCRLVSGNLTDRGGPLGYQKILLIPAGASRLWIAQLRPSSNYLALRGPGGRSIINGNWAVDPPGSYAAGGTVFRYSRPPREEGVGESLSAEGPTTQPVDVYMIFQEENPGVFYQYVISSPPPNLEYPTPEPRLPQLQPEVLRGEPPPASVPRPARTPGTLQRQVRIPQMPAPPHPRTPLGSLAGYWKRVGHSECSASCGKGVWRPVFLCISRESGEELDERSCAVGTRPPASQEPCHGPPCPPYWEAGEWTSCSRSCGPGTQHRQLRCRQEFGGGGSSVPLERCGHLPRPNITQPCQLRLCGRWEVRSPWSQCSVRCGRGQRSRQVRCVGSNGDEVSEQECVSGPPRPPSREACDMGPCTTAWFHSDWSSKCSAECGTGIQRRSVVCLGSGETHGEGQEEAGAGATEQTCAPGSRPPDMRACSLGPCEVTWCWYTGPWAECSSECGSGTQRRDIICVSKLGTEFNVTSPSNCSHLPRPPALQPCQGQDCQDRWFSTPWSPCSRSCQGGMQTREVQCLNANQTLSIRCPPHLRPSRKRSCNNQPCSQRPEHPLSKY; the protein is encoded by the exons atggagaagTGGGCGGGCAG GCCCCGGATGTGTCTGATGCTGCTTCTGTTCCTCCCTCAGCTCTGCCTGGATCAGGAG GTGTTGTCTGGGCACTCTCTTCAGACACCTCCCGAGGAGAACCAGGGCCCTGAGGGTGTCTGGGGTCCTTGGGACCAGTGGGCCTCTTGCTCCCAGCCCTGCGGGGTTGGGGTGCAGCGCAGGAGCCGGGCGTGTCAGCTCCCTACAGCTCAACTCCACCAgggcctgcccctcccaccccggccCCCAAGACATCCAGAAGCCCTGCTCCCCCGGGGTCAAGGCACCAGACCTTATACTTCCCGAGAAACCCTTCCGCTGTACAGGCCACCACCTCGGGGAAGAGGTGGCCCCCTTCGAGGTCCTGCTTCTCATTTAGGGAGACAGGAGGCCCAGGAGATTCAAGGAGCcaggag GTCCCGGGTTCGAGACCCCATCAAGCCAGGAATGTTTGGTTATGGGAGAGTGCCCTTTGCTTTGCCGCTCCATCGGAACCGCAGGCACCCCAGGAGACCACCCAGCTCTGAGCTCTCGCAGACCTCAGATCTTCCATCCCTAACTCCAAGAACAGAGCCATCTTCTGCAAACCACACCCCGCAAACTGAACTCCCTCCTACTGAACCGTCTGCCCACACCCCGTCCCCCCCAGGAGAACCCCCAAGCCCCGAAGCTGCTCAGACAGAGGTGCCCTCTAGAACCAGGCCTGCCCTCACAtggccccaccccagagcccaGGCCTCTGGCACAGAGCCCTCCTTGTTCCCTCCATCCCCAGGAGAAGGTAGCTCCTTTCACATGTCCCCTCAGCCAAGAAGGCCAAGTTCCCAGGGTTGGGCCGGTCCCCGGCTGGCAGACAGACACCCTAATCCTTTCCTTTCTGTCCCTCGGAGCCGAGGCCAGCAGAGCCAGGAGCACTGGAGACCTGGGGGGAATCTTCACAGGTCCCTCACGGAGTCTGCCCCTCACTACCCAGATGGCTGGTTGCCTCTGCTGAGTGCTGGCCCCCATTCCAGCCCCCTCTGGAGTGTCTTTGCTCCCAGTAGCCCTGTCCCAAGATGTTCTGGGGAGAGTGAGCAGCTGAGAGCCTGCAGCCAAGCG CCCTGCCCCCCTGAGCAGCCAGACCCCCGGGCCCTGCAGTGTGCAGCCTTTGACTCCCAGGAGTTCATGGGTCAGCTGTACCAGTGGGAGCCCTTCACAGAAG TTCAGGGTTCCCAGCGCTGTGAACTGAACTGCCGTCCCCGTGGCTTCCGCTTCTATGTCCGTCACACCGAAAAGGTCCAGGACGGGACCCTGTGTCAGCCTGGAGCCCCAGACATCTGTGTGGCCGGACGATGTCTG AGCCCTGGCTGTGATGGGATCCTCGGCTCGGGCAGGCGTCCAGATGGCTGTGGAGTCTGTGGGGGTGATGATTCTACCTGTCGCCTCGTCTCGGGGAACCTCACTGACCGGGGGGGCCCTCTGGGCTATCAGAAAATCCTGTTGATTCCTGCTGGAGCCTCCCGGCTCTGGATCGCCCAGCTCCGGCCCAGCTCCAACTACCTTG CACTTCGTGGCCCTGGGGGCCGGTCCATCATTAATGGAAACTGGGCTGTGGATCCCCCTGGGTCCTACGCTGCTGGCGGGACTGTCTTCCGGTACAGCCGTCCTCCTCGAGAGGAGGGCGTGGGGGAGAGTCTGTCTGCGGAAGGCCCCACCACCCAGCCTGTGGATGTCTAC atGATCTTTCAGGAGGAAAACCCAGGTGTTTTCTACCAGTATGTCATCTCTTCACCTCCTCCAAACCTTGAGTACCCCACCCCAGAGCCCCGGCTCCCCCAACTCCAGCCTG AGGTTTTGAGGGGAGAACCCCCACCTGCTTCAGTACCCCGCCCTGCCCGCACCCCAGGCACCCTCCAGCGTCAGGTGCGGATCCCCCAGATGCCCGCCCCGCCCCATCCCAGGACACCCCTGGGGTCTCTAGCCGGATACTGGAAACGGGTGGGACACTCTGAGTGCTCGGCATCCTGTGGAAAAG GTGTCTGGCGCCCTGTCTTCCTCTGCATTTCTCGTGAGTCAGGAGAGGAACTGGATGAACGCAGCTGTGCCGTGGGCACCAGGCCCCCAGCCTCCCAGGAACCCTGCCACGGCCCCCCGTGCCCACCGTA CTGGGAGGCCGGCGAGTGGACGTCCTGCAGCCGCTCCTGTGGCCCCGGCACCCAGCACCGTCAGCTGCGCTGCCGGCAGGAGTTTGGGGGCGGCGGCTCGTCGGTGCCCCTGGAACGCTGCGGACATCTGCCCCGGCCCAACATCACCCAGCCGTGCCAGCTGCGCCTCTGTGGCCGCTGGGAGGTCCGCTCCCCCTGGAGCCAG TGCTCTGTGCGGTGTGGGCGCGGCCAGAGGAGCCGACAGGTCCGCTGCGTCGGCAGCAACGGTGATGAAGTGAGCGAGCAGGAGTGCGTCTCAGGCCCCCCGCGGCCCCCCAGCAGAGAGGCCTGTGACATGGGGCCCTGCACCACAGCCTGGTTCCACAGCGACTGGAGCTCCAAG TGCTCTGCTGAGTGTGGGACGGGAATCCAGCGACGTTCTGTCGTCTGCCTCGGGAGTGGGGAGACCCATGGGGAGGGCCAGGAGGAAGCAGGGGCAGGAGCCACTGAGCAGACCTGTGCTCCAGGAAGCCGCCCCCCTGACATGCGTGCCTGCAGCTTGGGGCCCTGTGAGGTGACGTGGTGCTGGTACACGGGGCCCTGGGCAGAG TGCTCCTCAGAATGTGGCTCTGGCACACAGCGTAGAGACATCATCTGTGTGTCCAAACTGGGGACTGAGTTCAATGTGACTTCTCCTAGCAACTGTTCCCAcctgcccaggccccctgccctgcAGCCCTGTCAGGGGCAGGACTGCCAAGACCGATGGTTTTCTACACCCTGGAGTCCG TGTTCTCGCTCCTGCCAGGGGGGCATGCAGACAAGGGAGGTCCAGTGCCTGAATGCCAACCAGACCCTCAGCATCCGATGTCCTCCTCACCTGCGGCCCTCCAGGAAACGATCCTGTAACAACCAACCCTGCAGCCAACGCCCTG
- the ADAMTSL4 gene encoding ADAMTS-like protein 4 isoform X12, with protein sequence MEKWAGRPRMCLMLLLFLPQLCLDQEVLSGHSLQTPPEENQGPEGVWGPWDQWASCSQPCGVGVQRRSRACQLPTAQLHQGLPLPPRPPRHPEALLPRGQGTRPYTSRETLPLYRPPPRGRGGPLRGPASHLGRQEAQEIQGARRESPGEPGSEVASTVTPRLQHFLRSRVRDPIKPGMFGYGRVPFALPLHRNRRHPRRPPSSELSQTSDLPSLTPRTEPSSANHTPQTELPPTEPSAHTPSPPGEPPSPEAAQTEVPSRTRPALTWPHPRAQASGTEPSLFPPSPGEGSSFHMSPQPRRPSSQGWAGPRLADRHPNPFLSVPRSRGQQSQEHWRPGGNLHRSLTESAPHYPDGWLPLLSAGPHSSPLWSVFAPSSPVPRCSGESEQLRACSQAPCPPEQPDPRALQCAAFDSQEFMGQLYQWEPFTEVQGSQRCELNCRPRGFRFYVRHTEKVQDGTLCQPGAPDICVAGRCLSPGCDGILGSGRRPDGCGVCGGDDSTCRLVSGNLTDRGGPLGYQKILLIPAGASRLWIAQLRPSSNYLALRGPGGRSIINGNWAVDPPGSYAAGGTVFRYSRPPREEGVGESLSAEGPTTQPVDVYMIFQEENPGVFYQYVISSPPPNLEYPTPEPRLPQLQPEVLRGEPPPASVPRPARTPGTLQRQVRIPQMPAPPHPRTPLGSLAGYWKRVGHSECSASCGKGVWRPVFLCISRESGEELDERSCAVGTRPPASQEPCHGPPCPPYWEAGEWTSCSRSCGPGTQHRQLRCRQEFGGGGSSVPLERCGHLPRPNITQPCQLRLCGRWEVRSPWSQCSVRCGRGQRSRQVRCVGSNGDEVSEQECVSGPPRPPSREACDMGPCTTAWFHSDWSSKCSAECGTGIQRRSVVCLGSGETHGEGQEEAGAGATEQTCAPGSRPPDMRACSLGPCEVTWCWYTGPWAEQLFPPAQAPCPAALSGAGLPRPMVFYTLESAGVSPVFSLLPGGHADKGGPVPECQPDPQHPMSSSPAALQETIL encoded by the exons atggagaagTGGGCGGGCAG GCCCCGGATGTGTCTGATGCTGCTTCTGTTCCTCCCTCAGCTCTGCCTGGATCAGGAG GTGTTGTCTGGGCACTCTCTTCAGACACCTCCCGAGGAGAACCAGGGCCCTGAGGGTGTCTGGGGTCCTTGGGACCAGTGGGCCTCTTGCTCCCAGCCCTGCGGGGTTGGGGTGCAGCGCAGGAGCCGGGCGTGTCAGCTCCCTACAGCTCAACTCCACCAgggcctgcccctcccaccccggccCCCAAGACATCCAGAAGCCCTGCTCCCCCGGGGTCAAGGCACCAGACCTTATACTTCCCGAGAAACCCTTCCGCTGTACAGGCCACCACCTCGGGGAAGAGGTGGCCCCCTTCGAGGTCCTGCTTCTCATTTAGGGAGACAGGAGGCCCAGGAGATTCAAGGAGCcaggag GGAGTCGCCCGGGGAGCCAGGCTCCGAGGTAGCCAGCACTGTGACCCCACGTCTGCAACACTTTCTCAGGTCCCGGGTTCGAGACCCCATCAAGCCAGGAATGTTTGGTTATGGGAGAGTGCCCTTTGCTTTGCCGCTCCATCGGAACCGCAGGCACCCCAGGAGACCACCCAGCTCTGAGCTCTCGCAGACCTCAGATCTTCCATCCCTAACTCCAAGAACAGAGCCATCTTCTGCAAACCACACCCCGCAAACTGAACTCCCTCCTACTGAACCGTCTGCCCACACCCCGTCCCCCCCAGGAGAACCCCCAAGCCCCGAAGCTGCTCAGACAGAGGTGCCCTCTAGAACCAGGCCTGCCCTCACAtggccccaccccagagcccaGGCCTCTGGCACAGAGCCCTCCTTGTTCCCTCCATCCCCAGGAGAAGGTAGCTCCTTTCACATGTCCCCTCAGCCAAGAAGGCCAAGTTCCCAGGGTTGGGCCGGTCCCCGGCTGGCAGACAGACACCCTAATCCTTTCCTTTCTGTCCCTCGGAGCCGAGGCCAGCAGAGCCAGGAGCACTGGAGACCTGGGGGGAATCTTCACAGGTCCCTCACGGAGTCTGCCCCTCACTACCCAGATGGCTGGTTGCCTCTGCTGAGTGCTGGCCCCCATTCCAGCCCCCTCTGGAGTGTCTTTGCTCCCAGTAGCCCTGTCCCAAGATGTTCTGGGGAGAGTGAGCAGCTGAGAGCCTGCAGCCAAGCG CCCTGCCCCCCTGAGCAGCCAGACCCCCGGGCCCTGCAGTGTGCAGCCTTTGACTCCCAGGAGTTCATGGGTCAGCTGTACCAGTGGGAGCCCTTCACAGAAG TTCAGGGTTCCCAGCGCTGTGAACTGAACTGCCGTCCCCGTGGCTTCCGCTTCTATGTCCGTCACACCGAAAAGGTCCAGGACGGGACCCTGTGTCAGCCTGGAGCCCCAGACATCTGTGTGGCCGGACGATGTCTG AGCCCTGGCTGTGATGGGATCCTCGGCTCGGGCAGGCGTCCAGATGGCTGTGGAGTCTGTGGGGGTGATGATTCTACCTGTCGCCTCGTCTCGGGGAACCTCACTGACCGGGGGGGCCCTCTGGGCTATCAGAAAATCCTGTTGATTCCTGCTGGAGCCTCCCGGCTCTGGATCGCCCAGCTCCGGCCCAGCTCCAACTACCTTG CACTTCGTGGCCCTGGGGGCCGGTCCATCATTAATGGAAACTGGGCTGTGGATCCCCCTGGGTCCTACGCTGCTGGCGGGACTGTCTTCCGGTACAGCCGTCCTCCTCGAGAGGAGGGCGTGGGGGAGAGTCTGTCTGCGGAAGGCCCCACCACCCAGCCTGTGGATGTCTAC atGATCTTTCAGGAGGAAAACCCAGGTGTTTTCTACCAGTATGTCATCTCTTCACCTCCTCCAAACCTTGAGTACCCCACCCCAGAGCCCCGGCTCCCCCAACTCCAGCCTG AGGTTTTGAGGGGAGAACCCCCACCTGCTTCAGTACCCCGCCCTGCCCGCACCCCAGGCACCCTCCAGCGTCAGGTGCGGATCCCCCAGATGCCCGCCCCGCCCCATCCCAGGACACCCCTGGGGTCTCTAGCCGGATACTGGAAACGGGTGGGACACTCTGAGTGCTCGGCATCCTGTGGAAAAG GTGTCTGGCGCCCTGTCTTCCTCTGCATTTCTCGTGAGTCAGGAGAGGAACTGGATGAACGCAGCTGTGCCGTGGGCACCAGGCCCCCAGCCTCCCAGGAACCCTGCCACGGCCCCCCGTGCCCACCGTA CTGGGAGGCCGGCGAGTGGACGTCCTGCAGCCGCTCCTGTGGCCCCGGCACCCAGCACCGTCAGCTGCGCTGCCGGCAGGAGTTTGGGGGCGGCGGCTCGTCGGTGCCCCTGGAACGCTGCGGACATCTGCCCCGGCCCAACATCACCCAGCCGTGCCAGCTGCGCCTCTGTGGCCGCTGGGAGGTCCGCTCCCCCTGGAGCCAG TGCTCTGTGCGGTGTGGGCGCGGCCAGAGGAGCCGACAGGTCCGCTGCGTCGGCAGCAACGGTGATGAAGTGAGCGAGCAGGAGTGCGTCTCAGGCCCCCCGCGGCCCCCCAGCAGAGAGGCCTGTGACATGGGGCCCTGCACCACAGCCTGGTTCCACAGCGACTGGAGCTCCAAG TGCTCTGCTGAGTGTGGGACGGGAATCCAGCGACGTTCTGTCGTCTGCCTCGGGAGTGGGGAGACCCATGGGGAGGGCCAGGAGGAAGCAGGGGCAGGAGCCACTGAGCAGACCTGTGCTCCAGGAAGCCGCCCCCCTGACATGCGTGCCTGCAGCTTGGGGCCCTGTGAGGTGACGTGGTGCTGGTACACGGGGCCCTGGGCAGAG CAACTGTTCCCAcctgcccaggccccctgccctgcAGCCCTGTCAGGGGCAGGACTGCCAAGACCGATGGTTTTCTACACCCTGGAGTCCG CTGGGGTCTCCCCAGTGTTCTCGCTCCTGCCAGGGGGGCATGCAGACAAGGGAGGTCCAGTGCCTGAATGCCAACCAGACCCTCAGCATCCGATGTCCTCCTCACCTGCGGCCCTCCAGGAAACGATCCTGTAA
- the ADAMTSL4 gene encoding ADAMTS-like protein 4 isoform X5, with amino-acid sequence MEKWAGRPRMCLMLLLFLPQLCLDQEVLSGHSLQTPPEENQGPEGVWGPWDQWASCSQPCGVGVQRRSRACQLPTAQLHQGLPLPPRPPRHPEALLPRGQGTRPYTSRETLPLYRPPPRGRGGPLRGPASHLGRQEAQEIQGARRESPGEPGSEVASTVTPRLQHFLRSRVRDPIKPGMFGYGRVPFALPLHRNRRHPRRPPSSELSQTSDLPSLTPRTEPSSANHTPQTELPPTEPSAHTPSPPGEPPSPEAAQTEVPSRTRPALTWPHPRAQASGTEPSLFPPSPGEGSSFHMSPQPRRPSSQGWAGPRLADRHPNPFLSVPRSRGQQSQEHWRPGGNLHRSLTESAPHYPDGWLPLLSAGPHSSPLWSVFAPSSPVPRCSGESEQLRACSQAGSQRCELNCRPRGFRFYVRHTEKVQDGTLCQPGAPDICVAGRCLSPGCDGILGSGRRPDGCGVCGGDDSTCRLVSGNLTDRGGPLGYQKILLIPAGASRLWIAQLRPSSNYLALRGPGGRSIINGNWAVDPPGSYAAGGTVFRYSRPPREEGVGESLSAEGPTTQPVDVYMIFQEENPGVFYQYVISSPPPNLEYPTPEPRLPQLQPEVLRGEPPPASVPRPARTPGTLQRQVRIPQMPAPPHPRTPLGSLAGYWKRVGHSECSASCGKGVWRPVFLCISRESGEELDERSCAVGTRPPASQEPCHGPPCPPYWEAGEWTSCSRSCGPGTQHRQLRCRQEFGGGGSSVPLERCGHLPRPNITQPCQLRLCGRWEVRSPWSQCSVRCGRGQRSRQVRCVGSNGDEVSEQECVSGPPRPPSREACDMGPCTTAWFHSDWSSKCSAECGTGIQRRSVVCLGSGETHGEGQEEAGAGATEQTCAPGSRPPDMRACSLGPCEVTWCWYTGPWAECSSECGSGTQRRDIICVSKLGTEFNVTSPSNCSHLPRPPALQPCQGQDCQDRWFSTPWSPLGSPQCSRSCQGGMQTREVQCLNANQTLSIRCPPHLRPSRKRSCNNQPCSQRPDDQCKDSSPHCPLVVQARLCVYPYYTATCCRSCAHVLERSPPEPA; translated from the exons atggagaagTGGGCGGGCAG GCCCCGGATGTGTCTGATGCTGCTTCTGTTCCTCCCTCAGCTCTGCCTGGATCAGGAG GTGTTGTCTGGGCACTCTCTTCAGACACCTCCCGAGGAGAACCAGGGCCCTGAGGGTGTCTGGGGTCCTTGGGACCAGTGGGCCTCTTGCTCCCAGCCCTGCGGGGTTGGGGTGCAGCGCAGGAGCCGGGCGTGTCAGCTCCCTACAGCTCAACTCCACCAgggcctgcccctcccaccccggccCCCAAGACATCCAGAAGCCCTGCTCCCCCGGGGTCAAGGCACCAGACCTTATACTTCCCGAGAAACCCTTCCGCTGTACAGGCCACCACCTCGGGGAAGAGGTGGCCCCCTTCGAGGTCCTGCTTCTCATTTAGGGAGACAGGAGGCCCAGGAGATTCAAGGAGCcaggag GGAGTCGCCCGGGGAGCCAGGCTCCGAGGTAGCCAGCACTGTGACCCCACGTCTGCAACACTTTCTCAGGTCCCGGGTTCGAGACCCCATCAAGCCAGGAATGTTTGGTTATGGGAGAGTGCCCTTTGCTTTGCCGCTCCATCGGAACCGCAGGCACCCCAGGAGACCACCCAGCTCTGAGCTCTCGCAGACCTCAGATCTTCCATCCCTAACTCCAAGAACAGAGCCATCTTCTGCAAACCACACCCCGCAAACTGAACTCCCTCCTACTGAACCGTCTGCCCACACCCCGTCCCCCCCAGGAGAACCCCCAAGCCCCGAAGCTGCTCAGACAGAGGTGCCCTCTAGAACCAGGCCTGCCCTCACAtggccccaccccagagcccaGGCCTCTGGCACAGAGCCCTCCTTGTTCCCTCCATCCCCAGGAGAAGGTAGCTCCTTTCACATGTCCCCTCAGCCAAGAAGGCCAAGTTCCCAGGGTTGGGCCGGTCCCCGGCTGGCAGACAGACACCCTAATCCTTTCCTTTCTGTCCCTCGGAGCCGAGGCCAGCAGAGCCAGGAGCACTGGAGACCTGGGGGGAATCTTCACAGGTCCCTCACGGAGTCTGCCCCTCACTACCCAGATGGCTGGTTGCCTCTGCTGAGTGCTGGCCCCCATTCCAGCCCCCTCTGGAGTGTCTTTGCTCCCAGTAGCCCTGTCCCAAGATGTTCTGGGGAGAGTGAGCAGCTGAGAGCCTGCAGCCAAGCG GGTTCCCAGCGCTGTGAACTGAACTGCCGTCCCCGTGGCTTCCGCTTCTATGTCCGTCACACCGAAAAGGTCCAGGACGGGACCCTGTGTCAGCCTGGAGCCCCAGACATCTGTGTGGCCGGACGATGTCTG AGCCCTGGCTGTGATGGGATCCTCGGCTCGGGCAGGCGTCCAGATGGCTGTGGAGTCTGTGGGGGTGATGATTCTACCTGTCGCCTCGTCTCGGGGAACCTCACTGACCGGGGGGGCCCTCTGGGCTATCAGAAAATCCTGTTGATTCCTGCTGGAGCCTCCCGGCTCTGGATCGCCCAGCTCCGGCCCAGCTCCAACTACCTTG CACTTCGTGGCCCTGGGGGCCGGTCCATCATTAATGGAAACTGGGCTGTGGATCCCCCTGGGTCCTACGCTGCTGGCGGGACTGTCTTCCGGTACAGCCGTCCTCCTCGAGAGGAGGGCGTGGGGGAGAGTCTGTCTGCGGAAGGCCCCACCACCCAGCCTGTGGATGTCTAC atGATCTTTCAGGAGGAAAACCCAGGTGTTTTCTACCAGTATGTCATCTCTTCACCTCCTCCAAACCTTGAGTACCCCACCCCAGAGCCCCGGCTCCCCCAACTCCAGCCTG AGGTTTTGAGGGGAGAACCCCCACCTGCTTCAGTACCCCGCCCTGCCCGCACCCCAGGCACCCTCCAGCGTCAGGTGCGGATCCCCCAGATGCCCGCCCCGCCCCATCCCAGGACACCCCTGGGGTCTCTAGCCGGATACTGGAAACGGGTGGGACACTCTGAGTGCTCGGCATCCTGTGGAAAAG GTGTCTGGCGCCCTGTCTTCCTCTGCATTTCTCGTGAGTCAGGAGAGGAACTGGATGAACGCAGCTGTGCCGTGGGCACCAGGCCCCCAGCCTCCCAGGAACCCTGCCACGGCCCCCCGTGCCCACCGTA CTGGGAGGCCGGCGAGTGGACGTCCTGCAGCCGCTCCTGTGGCCCCGGCACCCAGCACCGTCAGCTGCGCTGCCGGCAGGAGTTTGGGGGCGGCGGCTCGTCGGTGCCCCTGGAACGCTGCGGACATCTGCCCCGGCCCAACATCACCCAGCCGTGCCAGCTGCGCCTCTGTGGCCGCTGGGAGGTCCGCTCCCCCTGGAGCCAG TGCTCTGTGCGGTGTGGGCGCGGCCAGAGGAGCCGACAGGTCCGCTGCGTCGGCAGCAACGGTGATGAAGTGAGCGAGCAGGAGTGCGTCTCAGGCCCCCCGCGGCCCCCCAGCAGAGAGGCCTGTGACATGGGGCCCTGCACCACAGCCTGGTTCCACAGCGACTGGAGCTCCAAG TGCTCTGCTGAGTGTGGGACGGGAATCCAGCGACGTTCTGTCGTCTGCCTCGGGAGTGGGGAGACCCATGGGGAGGGCCAGGAGGAAGCAGGGGCAGGAGCCACTGAGCAGACCTGTGCTCCAGGAAGCCGCCCCCCTGACATGCGTGCCTGCAGCTTGGGGCCCTGTGAGGTGACGTGGTGCTGGTACACGGGGCCCTGGGCAGAG TGCTCCTCAGAATGTGGCTCTGGCACACAGCGTAGAGACATCATCTGTGTGTCCAAACTGGGGACTGAGTTCAATGTGACTTCTCCTAGCAACTGTTCCCAcctgcccaggccccctgccctgcAGCCCTGTCAGGGGCAGGACTGCCAAGACCGATGGTTTTCTACACCCTGGAGTCCG CTGGGGTCTCCCCAGTGTTCTCGCTCCTGCCAGGGGGGCATGCAGACAAGGGAGGTCCAGTGCCTGAATGCCAACCAGACCCTCAGCATCCGATGTCCTCCTCACCTGCGGCCCTCCAGGAAACGATCCTGTAACAACCAACCCTGCAGCCAACGCCCTG ATGATCAATGCAAGGACAGCTCTCCACATTGCCCCCTGGTGGTGCAGGCCCGGCTCTGCGTCTATCCCTACTACACAGCTACCTGTTGCCGCTCTTGCGCCCATGTCCTGGAGCGGTCTCCCCCGGAGCCCGCCTGA